The nucleotide window CGGGCAGCTGCACCTGGACGACGCCTTCGGCAAGACCTGGGCGGATGCCGACACCGGCCGCATCGAGCACACGCTGTCGGCCCCCGACGGTCGAAGCGTCTCGATCACGGCCGACCCCGATTTCGCGTTCGTGCAGGTGTACACGACGCGGGGGTTCCCCGGCGAGGACGGCGACACGGCGATCGCGATCGAGCCGATGACCGCGCCGGCCGATGCGTTCAATTCCGGCCGCGGCCTACGCTGGCTCGGACCGGGCGAGCAGTGGGAGCTCTCCTGGGGGATCCGCTTCGCCGGGTTCACGCCCGCCGAGCGCTGAGACGCTGCCTCGTTCCGAGGCGGGTCTCGGCGCGAAGCGCCGGCCTCAGCCCACGCAGCTGCCCGAACCGACCTGCTCGCTGAGCGACGGCGCCTCTGCGGCCAGCGGCGCCAGCTCCGACATCGGCACCGCATAGCCGACGTTGTCGACCGTCTCCGACTTGGCGAAGATCACGCCGGCGACGTCGCCGTCCATCGTCAGCAGCGGCCCGCCCGAGTTGCCGTGCTGCACGGTCGCGGCGAGCGTGATGACCTCCCGCGACGACTGCACGCCGTCGGATTCGACGAGGAGCGAGCCGGTGGACATCACTTCGGCCGCGCCGAGGGTGAACGGGCCGCCGAAGGGGTAGCCGGCGACGGCTGCGGGCGATCCGTCGCCGAGGGCGTCGGCGAGGTCGAGGGCGTCGGCGTCGAGGCCCGGTGCGGCGATGACGGCGAGGTCGTGCTCGGGGTCGAAGGCGACGACGCGGCCGGCGACGGGATCTTCGCCGGGGGCTTCGATGATGGGTTCGTCGACGCCGGCGACGACGTGCGCGTTCGTGACGACCCGGTCGTCGGCGACGACGAATCCCGAGCCCGACAGGTTCTGCCCGCACTGGAAGGCGTTGCCGGTGACCCGCACGACCGAGTCGGTCGCGGTGACGAGCGCGGGGTTGTCGAGGGCGAAGTCGGGCAGGGCGGGCGCGGTCTTCGGCCCGCCGAGCACTTCGGTCAGCCACGGCAGCGCCTGCTCGGTCGCGGCGCCGCGCACCTCGGCGATGAAGCGCTGGGCGGGTTCGGGGGTGATCGCCTCGATGCTCCGCAGCACCCATGACGACGACAGTGCCGGCGAGAGCACGGGCACGGCCATCGCCCGCACGCCCGTGCCGACGAGCATGACGACGAGGGCGGTGACGAGCAGGTTGCCGACGGCGCCGAGGATGCGGTCCAGCATCCCGAGCTTGACGGCCTTCGCCCCGCGTCGCAGTGTTCGGCCGACGGCCGCGCCGAGCCAGCTGCCGATGATGAGCAGCAGCACGGCGACCGCGATGGATGCCGCGACGCGCCACTCGGGGAACGGGATCCACGACATCGTCAGCGGCATGACGAAGAACGCGGCGATGCCGCCGGCGACGAGCCCGACGAGGCCGGCCGCGGTGCGCAGGAGCCCGGCGCGGAACCCGTTGACGAGCGCGCCGATGAAGACGAGGACGATGACGACGTCGATGAGCAGGGTCCAGGCCACGGGCGGGTCCTCTCGGGCGGAGCGGGGGTTCCAGCCTCGCGCACGATCCTCCACGAGCGCTGGGGGATACCGGCGGGTTCCCTTGTGGCTTCCGGCATCCATCGTCGGCGGATGCGCGGGGTTCGGGTAGGGTGCTGACCGCTGGCCGTGCCGCCGCGCACGGCAGGAGGGATCGTGATGCGCGTCGGAATGATGCTGAACTACGCGGGCGGCTTCCGCGAGGCCGCGGACGAGGTCGCCCGGCTCGAGGAGGCCGGCGTGGACCTCGTGGTGGTGCCGGAGGCGTACTCCTTCGATGCGGTGAGCCAGCTCGGCTTCCTCGCCGCCCGCACGAGCCGGATGGAGCTGGCCAGCGGCATCCTGCAGACGTACACGCGCACGCCGACGCTCACCGCGATGACGGCCGCCGGCCTCGACTTCGTTTCGGACGGCCGCTTCACGCTGGGGCTCGGCGCGTCGGGCCCGCAGGTCGTCGAGGGCTTCCACGGGGTGCCGTACGACGCGCCGCTGACCCGGATGCGCGAGATCATCGAGATCTGCCGCATGGTGTGGCGTCGCGAACCGGTCGTCTACGAGGGCCGCAAGTACCGCATCCCGTTGCCGGAGGGCGAGGGCACGGGCCTCGGCAAGCCGCTGAAGCTCATCAACCGTCCGGTGCGCGAGCGCATCCCGATCATCGTCGCCGCGCTCGGTCCGAAGTCGGTGGCGCAAACCGCCGAACTCGCCGAGGGCTGGCAGCCGATGTTCTTCAGCCCCGAGGGCGCCGATGCCGTATGGGGCGGGCCGCTTGCGGCGGGCCTGGCGAAGCGCGATCCGTCCCTCGGGCCGCTGGATGTGATCGCGGCCCCGCCGTTGGCGATCACCGACGCGCCCGAGCGCGCCTACCCCTTCGTGAAGCCGACCCTCGCGCTCTATATCGGCGGTATGGGCGCGCGCGGCAAGAACTTCTACCACGAGCTCTTCACCGGCTTCGGGTACGGGGCCGAGGCCGATCGCATCCAGGACCTCTACCTCGACGGCCGCAAGGACGAGGCGATCGCCGCCGTCACCGACGAGATGGTCCGCGCGGTCTCGCTCATCGGTCCGCCCGCCGAGATCGCCGACCGTGTCGCGGCCTTCCGCGAGGCGGGCGTGACGACCCTCGCGGTGACGACGCTCGCGCAGACGGGCGAGGAGCGCGTGCGGCTCATGTCGGCCTTCCGCGAGATCGTCGGCTGACGGCGAGCGGATGCCCCGGCGCGGTGGATGCCGGGGCGATCCGAAACGGTGGGCCCCGTGGGGCTCGAACCCACGACCCGCGGATTAAAAGTCCGCTGCTCTGCCAACTGAGCTAGAGGCCCGCCCGTCCACGATACCGTGAGCGGGCACTGCCTATCTCACACGGGTGCGCCTGCCCGGCGGAACGCCGCATACGCCCAGACGGCCAGCAGCATCGGATCGGCGCCCGCCTGCACCCGACCGGCAACACCGTCAAGACGCATGTCGCCGCGATCCTCGCCGAGCTCGGATTGCGCGATCGCGGGCACGCCGTCATCTGGGCGTACGAAGCACGGCCTCGCCGACCGCGACGCCCCGCCTCCGCCCGGCCCGCACGGGTAGGGTGGGGCGGATGGCCGCCGACTTCCACCGTCCGACCCGGTTCCCGCCGGGGATGTTCGAGTCGTACATCGGCTCGGAGGACCCGGCGGAGCTGAGCCGTGCCGCCCACGACACGGCCGCGGCGGTCCTTTCGCGCGTGCGCGAGGATCCCGACCCCGAGATCGTCGACCGTCTCGTCCGCTACACCGACGAGCACGGCATCGACGCGATCGCCGAACTCTGGTCGCAGTCGCCCGCCAAGACGCTGCCGGGGGCGCTCTGGCGCATCTACCTGCTGCGCACCCTCATCCGGCAGGACGCGGAATCGGTCGCCTACGCCTTCCGTCGCGGCAGCGAGGTGTCCACGACGATCGACCAGGTCGTCGCAGGGGCGGCGACCCCGACGGGCCCGGCCGAGGTGCGCGAGCTCGCCGACCGCATCCTCCGCGGGCTCTTCACGGGCGACTTCGCCGTCGCCCTCGACCGGGCGTCGTCGTTCTGCCGGGTCGCCTCGGCCGGGTTCACGAGCCTCGCCGACGATGCGGATGCCGCGGATGCCGTGCACGAGCACCGCCCCCGCGAACTGACCCGCCGGGCCCTCCGCCTGGCCGAACTCGCCGACGAACTCGCCGCCTGCGCGCGCCTCTGGCGCCGCGAGTCCCTCGACTGACCGCGCCGCGGCATCCACCCGCCCCGCCGTGCGACCCCCGCGCGCACCTGCCGTCCGCGGCGACGCGCCCGGGAATAGCCGTGCAGCACCCTCCGTTACACTCGAATGGCCGGGCCGCAGTAACCCCGGGCTCCAAATTTCGCCGCTTCGAGCGGCCTCGCGCCGAGAGGCGTTCTGCGGCCCGGCTTTTCCATGCGCGTAGCATCGGAGCATGTCGCACACGGTCACGCTGCTCATCGAACCGCTGCCGGCGGACGTCGACGACATCGACCCCGATTCCACGTTCCATGCGGTCGCGCCGTCTGCTCCGGCGCTGCGCGTCGCCGAACTGTCCACGCAGCGCGGCGACGGCATCTTCGAGACGATCGCCGTGGTCGACGGCCACGCGCAGGAGGTCGGCCCGCACCTCGAGCGCCTCCGGGCATCCGCCCGCATCACCGACCTGCCCGAGCCGAACCTCGAGCAGTGGCGCCGGGCCATCCACCGCGCGGTCGGCGAACTGCCCGCGCAGGGCGAGTACTCGGTGAAGATCGTTCTCAGCCGTGGCATCGAGGGCGGCCCGACGCCGACGGCGTGGCTCATGGGCTTCCCGAGCGCCGACCACCGGGCCGCGCGCGAGCACGGCATCCGCGCCGTCACCCTCGACCGCGGCTACGACCACGGCGCCGCTGAGCGGGCCCCCTGGCTGCTGCTCGGCGCGAAGACCCTCTCGTACGCGGTCAACATGGCCGCCCTGCGCGAGGCGAAGCGCCGCGGCGCCGACGACGCGATCTTCGTCTCGAGCGACGGATACGTGCTCGAGGGCCCGACGTCCAGCGTCGTCATGCGCATCGGCGACGAGGTCGCGACGCCCGCGGCGACGGGGCAGATCCTGCCGGGCACGACCCAGCGTTCGCTGTTCTCCCACCTGGTGGATGCCGGATCCACCGCGACGGAGCGCGACATCCGAGCCGAAGAGCTCGCGCGCGCCGACGCCGTCTGGCTCGTCTCGAGCGTGCGGCTCGCCGTGCCCGTCGTGGAGCTCGACGGGCGGCCCGTGCCGTTCGACGCCGCCGAGACGGCCGCCTTCAACGCCTACCTGCTGAGCCCGCGCGACTGAGCGGCGCCCGCGGGCCGCCGCCAGTCGCCGCGCCCCTCAGTCGGTCGCGGCGATCACCGCCGCCGCGACCGCATCCGCGACCCCGGCCTCCAGCGGGCTCGGCACGATCCGCTCCGCGGTCGGCGCCTCGACCATGCCGGCGATGGCGGCCGCCGCGGCGAGCTTCATCTCCGTGGTGATGCGACGCGCCCCGGCGTCCAGCGCCCCGCGGAAGATGCCCGGGAAGGCGAGCACGTTGTTGATCTGGTTCGGGAAATCGCTGCGGCCGGTGGCGACGACCCGTGCGTGGCGTGCGGCGACCTCCGGGTGCACCTCGGGGTCGGGGTTCGAGAGGGCGAAGACGATGGCGTCCGACGACATCGCGGCGACGGCCTCCTCGGGCACGGTGCCGGAGGAGACGCCGATGAACACGTCCGCGCCGGCCAGGGCGACGTCGATGCCCCCGGTGAGTCCGCGCGGGTTCGTGCGCGAGGCGAGCCCGCACTTCACCCCATCGAGCTGCCGATCCGGTCCGAGGACGCCGCGCGAGTCGAGCACGACGAGATCCCGGACCCCGGCGTGCAGCAGCATCTCCGAGACGGCGACGCCTGCCGCCCCGGCACCCGAGACGACGATGCGGAGCGATTCGAGCGGGCGGCCGACGACGCGTGCGGCATTCGTGAGGGCGGCGAGGACGACGACGGCGGTGCCGTGCTGGTCGTCGTGCATGACGGGCATGTCGAGGGCCTCGATGAGCTTCGACTCGAGCTCGAAGCAGCGCGGCGCCGAGACGTCCTCGAGGTTCACCGCGCCGAAGCTCGAGCGCAGCCGCACGAGCGTCTCGACGATCTCGTCCACGTCGTTGGTCTCGAGCACGATCGGGATCGAGTTCAGGCCGCCGAAGCGGCGGAACAGCGCCGATTTGCCCTCCATTACGGGCAGAGAGGCGGATGCCCCGATGTCGCCGAGGCCGAGCACGGCGCTGCCGTCCGAGACGACCGCGACGAGCCGGCTCGCCCAGGTGTAGCTGCCGGCGGCGTCCGGCGCCTGCTCGATGGCGCGGCTGACCCGGGCGACGCCGGGCGTGTAGGCGATCGAGAGATCCCGCTGCGTTTCGAGCGGGGCGCTGAGGGCGATCTCGAGCTTGCCGCCCTCGTGCGCGGCGAAGATCTCGGCGTCGGTGAGGGAGATGGGGGAGCGGTCGGTGCGTGCGTGGATGCTCATCGCGAGCCTTTCGGTCGGCGGGGCGCACGCTGGCGCCCCGGACGGGCGGGGCCGGGTCGGCGCGCGAGCGGCCGTTGGGCGGGGCGTCGACTGCGGTTCGCTGGCGACCGTCGGTGTGCGACCGGTCGCGCTCTGGCTCGCCACGGGATGCGTCGCGAGGCCGGCGCGGAGGGTGTTCCGGGCGCCGGAGAGCCTCGACGCTAGCAGCGGCAGCGCGCCGGGGCATCCACTCGCGGGCCGTCGACCCGCGTAAGAACCCGCGATCTTTCGCTGAACGCAAGAAGCATCGGTTAGGGGAAGCGGTTGAGCATCCTGTGCACAAGATGTGTCGCGGCTGCAGCAGCGCTCGAAGCGGCTACGAGCCACCAGTCTCTGTCCGGGTCCCACGACGACAACGGGACCGCCCAGGGATCAGGTTCTGCCGCTCCGAATGCGAAACCCATCGCACCGCACACAAGAAAGTATCCGCACGGAATCACGAACGCGAGTGAGGGCCAACGGGTCGCCGCGCCCAGTGTGGCGAGAGAGGCGAACAGCAAGACGTTTCGGGCCGTGCCGGGGGCTGTGCCCTCAGCGAGCATCGACGCGAGCAACAGTGCAAGCAACGGTGGGAGCAGTGCTGCTCCCAGATCAGCCCAAGCCACCGAGACCTGCCTCCGCCCGACCAGTTCAAGGGTGGACCGACCGCGCGAGACCAGGACGTACCAGAACAAAGCAGGGAAAAGGGCCAACGTGAAGCCCAGGGGCACCATGACGATACCGCCGCGGAGGCTCGGAAAGGCGTAGCGGAAATCCTGGACAAGCAGGCTTATGCAAGCCAAGACGACGAAGGAGATCAGCCACCACGCGATGCCACGCGACTTAGCCCACAGCGTCATACGGCCGAGTACTGCGACATGATCGCCCGATATGCGGATTCTGCTCGCCCGAGCCCAGGACTGATTGAATCAGCCAGGTCGAGGAACTCGTCGATCGTTCCCTGATATCGTACTCGACCCTCGCTGAGTATGACTGTCTGCCGATAAACATCCTCGATGTCTTCTGTTTGGTGGGTCGAAACCACGATGCCGGTAGAAGGGGCGATCCGAAGCAGAGTTTGGCGCACGCTGGCCCGTTGTTCGGGATCTAGTCCAGCGTAGGGTTCATCCAGCAATAGTACTGCGGGATTGTTCACCAACGCTTGACCGATGCCGAGTCTACGACGTTGACCGCCAGAGAGACGGCTGGCTTTCCGGTTTGCAAGAGACGTCAGGTTTGCGGCTTCCATTGCCGCGGGTGCGGCTTTTCGAGCCGCGCGGATAGTCATCCCTTTCAGCCATCCCGAGTAAGCGATCTGCTGTGCAACCGTCATTCCTGGCACCACTGGGACGTCTTGAGGCAACCATCCGACCTCAGCCCTGCGCCTAGCCGGGCCGAGGTCTTCCCCTGTGCCTACTCGAATGCTGCCGCGGCGTGGCCGGAGCACCCCGGCCAAAAGACTTAGCAGGGATGTCTTGCCTGCGCCGTTCGGGCCGAGAAGCACGACCGGCCCTTCGGGTATTGCGATGTCTAGGGCACGGAATACGTCACGCTTTCCCGCATATCCGAACGAGAGACCTTTTACATCGATGAACATCACGAATCCTTGTCTGAGTCTGCGCAGATCGCTTGCGCCGTGAACCAACCTCGCGCAGATGATTCGGCATCGTTTACCGAGCGGATGGCGAGCATGTCGATCACCTGCTGACTCGAGAGCGCGGTGCCGACTTCCATGTTCACGCTAATGGCTTGGTCGGGTAGGACCCCGCTGGCATCGCCGCCCATGAGCATGGCGAGGGCATAGCCAGAGATCGTCTCAGGCGGGAGTTGTCCTTCGGCCCAATCGGATTCCGGGCAGGTGCGTGAGGATGCGATAACAGCGTCGGCATACGTCTTGATGATCGTGTCTCGCCCCGCCGTATCCACTACGCCGACGAGCGTCTCCGAATCTGGGCCTCGACCGTCCGCGTGGAGGATAGCTCCTGAAACCCGTGAAGGGATATCAATGTCGTGATCTGTTGCGGAGCGGTAGGCGTCTCTGAACGAGGCTTCGATGATGGTGGCATTCGAAGACGCCCATTGCTCTGGAAACAGGCATATCGAAGGATCGGTTCCTCGACAGACGAGGTCACTGGGTGTGCGCGCCGTTGCACCTGTAGGGCCCGTACCTGAGACGATCGTGAGGGCCGCAATCACTCCGGCGGAGAGCACGACTGCACTGCTGGGTGCTGTGACCGACCGATGGGTTCCTCCTGCCGTGAAGAGAAATGCGGCAATAGCGGCTAGCCCGACCAGGAGCGGGCCGAGAAGAGCCTTCCAGTCTGGCGCATAGGCGAAGCTGTCACAGCAGCCGAAGAGGGCATATCCGGTAATGTTCCGCCAGGAGACATTCTCAGGGTCGGTATTCGGATAGACGGCCCAAGCGAGTAGGCCGAAGAGTGCGAGGCCAGTGGCGAGAGGAGCCGGCAAGAGCATTCCTAGCGCAGCTCCGATACTGATCGCTGTGACGGTTTGCACGACCGCGACGACGAGGAGAAGCGCCGCGCTTGTGTTCGGGGGTGCGGGCAGGGCGATAGCGGATTGGAGAGCCAGGACGGAGATGAAGCCCAGCGCACATGCCCCGAAGAGCGGCCATGTGTACTCCCAGACGATCCGTACTGGCCATCGGACTCCGGCTCTCAATACAGCCGTGCTCTTGCGCATTCGGGTGCTGATCGTCCATGCGGCCGCTGCTGCAGCGATTGGAAGCGCGTACATGAAGCCGTCCGTGGTTCGCGCGACGTAGGCGGTCCAGGAAGGTTGGGGCGGGAATGGCTGGAGAATGCTGACCCAGACGTAGACCATGGCGAGGATCACGACGGGGGATGCCCAGTAGGCCGGCGTCGACCACCAGGGGACGACCGGGTGCAGCCGCATGGATGCTCCTTGAGGTTACTGTGGTGGAGTGGCGTCGGGTCATGTTCGAGATGACCCGACGCCACATGCTTCTCAGTGATTGATGACGACGCTGCTTGCGGAGAACAGATAGCTCCCCTTCGACCCGTGGTAGTAGCCGTTCGTGTCCGTGACCCCGTTGAGCTGGTAACGGAAGTTACCGGTGAGCCCTGATCCCCACGACATCGTGGTTCCGCAACTCGCCGTGCTGTTCCCGTACGAAATCGGGGCGAGGGAGCCGTTCTGCTTTTGGAACTGCATCTGCACCGTGCTGACGGTGTTCCCTGACCCGGTGAGGTAGGACCAGACGCAGCCGCTCATTCTGATGGACTGCGTCACGGACGCGGACGCCGTCCGGTACGGCCCGACGGTCCCAGTCGTCCAATCGGACATCGTGGTCGTGACCGTCGTGGCATTTGCCGCGGCTGCACCGCCCGCAACGAGCGCGACGGTGGCCACGACGGTGGCCAACGTTCGCTTCGGTTTCTTCGTGATGGATCCTCTCTCGCTGACCCCGGCCCGGGAATCGGCGCTCAGTGAACTGGCTTTGTACTTTGGTTGTTTCGCGACAACGGCACTTCCTGACATCGTTCGGTGGATCCTATGAAGGAACCGCCCCGTCAGGTCAGGGCGTGAGTGCTTCGCGTAGCCGTGCACGTGGATGTGATTCCACTGGAACGTCTAGTGCTCTGTCAACTTTCGGAATGCCCCCTGTCAGGGGGTGCCTCCGAGCGTCGGGCCCGCCATACCGTCTTTCACGACGGGTCGTGCTGACGAGCCGGCCCGTGGATAGTGGCGTGCTCATACTCGGGGACCTCGACCCCCTACCCGCCAACCGTCACCGGCGGCCCTAACCCCCCCACCGGATGTCCGAGGTTGGCCCGCTCAACGGCGCTGGTACACGCGCGGAACGCGGCGGCGAAATCAGCCGAAGCGCCCCGACACGTAGTCCTCGGTGGCCTGCACCGCGGGGTTCGAGAAGATCGTCGTGGTGTCGTCGTACTCGATGAGCTTGCCCGGCTTGCCGGTGCCGGCGATGTTGAAGAACGCGGTCTTGTCGGAGACGCGCGAGGCCTGCTGCATGTTGTGGGTGACGATGACGATCGTGTACTCGGTCTTCAGCTCCTCGATGAGGTCCTCGATCGCCAGCGTCGAGATCGGGTCCAGGGCCGAGCACGGCTCGTCCATGAGGATCACCTGCGGGCGCACGGCGATCGTGCGGGCGATGCAGAGGCGCTGCTGCTGCCCGCCGGAAAGCCCGGAACCGGGCCGGTCGAGGCGGTCCTTCACCTCGTTCCACAGGTTCGCCCCGCGCAGGGAGGTCTCGACGAGCTCGTCGGCGTCGGACTTCGTGATGCGGCGGTTGTTGAGCTTGACGCCGGCGAGCACGTTCTCCTTGATCGACATCGTCGGGAACGGGTTCGGCCGCTGGAAGACCATGCCGACCTGGCGGCGCACGAGCACAGGGTCGACCTCGGGGTCGTAGAGGTTGTCGCCGTCGATCAGCACCTCGCCCTCGACGCGGGCGCCGGGGATGACCTCGTGCATGCGGTTCAGGGTGCGCAGGAACGTCGACTTGCCGCAGCCGGAGGGGCCGATGAACGCGGTGACGCTGCGCGGCTCGATCGCGAGGTCGACGCCTTCGACGGCGAGGAACTTCGAGTAGTAGACGTTGAGATCGCGGACTTCGATGCGCTTGGACACGGGGGATTCCTTTGCTTGCGGGGTCAGCGGCCGAGTTTCGGCGCGAAGATGCGGGCGATGAGCCGGGCCACGAGGTTCAGCAGCATCACGATGAGGATGAGGGTGAGGGCCGCAGCCCACGCACGGTCGAGGTAGGCGTCGGCGGGGTTGCCCTGGTTGGCGTACTGCGTGTACACGAAGACAGGGATCGACTGCATGCGCCCGTCGAAGACGTTGTAGTTCATGCTCGCGGTGAAGCCGGCGGCGATGAGCAGCGGGGCGGTCTCGCCGATGACGCGCGAGATGGAGAGCATGATGCCGGTCGTGATGCCGGCGATGGAGGTCGGCAGCACGACCTTCATGATCGTCAGCCACTTCGGCACGCCGAGCGCGTAGGAGGCTTCGCGCAGCTCGTTCGGCACGAGCCGCAGCATCTCCTCGGAGGAGCGCACGACGACGGGGATCATGAGCACTGCGAGGGCGACGGCGCCGGCGATGCCGGTTCGGGTGCCGGGGCCGAGGAAGATCGCGAACAGCGAGTAGGCGAACAGGCCGGCCACGATCGAGGGGATGCCGGTCATCACGTCGACGAGGAAGGTGATGCCGCGGGCGAGGCGGCCGCGGCCGTATTCGACGAGGTAGATCGAGGTGAGCAGGCCGATCGGGATGGAGATCACCGCGGCGGCCCCGGTCATCAGCAGGGTGCCCATGACGGCGTGCAGGGCCCCGCCGCCCTCGCCGGTGACGTTGCGCATCGACATCGTGAAGAAGTCGGCGTCGAAACGTGCGGCGCCCAGGCCCACGACGGTGACGGTGACGGACACGAGCGGGATCATCGCGAGCAGGAACGCGCCGGTCACGAGCGCCGTCACGAGGCGGTCGAGTGCGCGGCGCCGCCCTTCGACGAGCAGCGAGAACACCCAGACGACGGGCACGTAGAGCACGGCGCCGACGACGAGGGTGCCGATCCAGTTGAAGGCGGATCCGTCGGCGAGGGCGACGATGCCGAAGACGATCGCGCCGAGCGCGAGGGTGGATCCGAGGATGATCCACGGGGCGCCGTTCGGCAGTTTGCCGGCCGTCAGCGAGTTGCGGATCGGCGCCGTCTGGCGGGCGGGTGCGGGTGCGGGTGCGGTGGCGGTCATCAGTTCGCTCCCGAGAAGTCTTTGCGGCGGTTCACGATCCAGCGGGCGACGGCGTTGACGGCGAAGGTCACGACGAAGAGGATGAGGCCGGTGGCGATGAGGACGTTGACGTTCAGCGCGTAGGCCTCGGGGAAGCTGAGGGCGATGTTCGCGGCGATCGTCGACGGGTTCGAGCTCGTGAACAGTTGGAGGGTGACCGCGCCGGTGGCCGAGAGCACCATCGCGACCGCCATCGTCTCGCCGAGGGCGCGGCCGAGCCCGAGCACGGAGGCCGAGACGATGCCGGGGCGGCCGAAGGGCAGCACCGCCATGCGGATCATCTCCCACCGGGTCGCGCCGAGCGCGAGGGCCGCCTCCTCGTGCAGCACGGGCGTCTGCAGGAAGACTTCGCGGCAGATGGCGGTCATGATCGGCAGCACCATGACGGCCAGCACCACGGCGGCGGTGAAGATGGTGCGGCCGGTGCCGGAGACGGGCCCGGCGAACAGCGGGAACCAGCCGAGGTGCTCGACGAACCAGCTGTAGACGGGTTGCACGGCCGGGGCGAGCACGCCGATGCCCCAGAGGCCGAAGACGACCGAGGGCACGGCGGCCAGCAGGTCGACGACGTAGCCGAGCACGGAGGCCAGGCGCCGCGGTGCGTAGTGCGAGATGAACAGGGCGATGCCGATCGAGACGGGCAGCGCCATGAGCAGGGCGATGAGCGCCGCCCAGACGGTGCCGAACAGGAGCGGCCAGACGTAGTCCCAGAAGTTCGTCGGCAGGATCGAGGCGTCCTCGCTCGTGGCGAAGAGGGCGGGGATCGACTGGACGATGAGGAAGATCGCGACGGCGGCGAGCGTGACGAGGATCAGCAGGCCCGCGAACACCGCCGAGCGCGAGAAGATGCGATCCCCGGGCCGCGGTTTCGCTTTCAGCG belongs to Agromyces archimandritae and includes:
- a CDS encoding NAD(P)-dependent malic enzyme, whose product is MSIHARTDRSPISLTDAEIFAAHEGGKLEIALSAPLETQRDLSIAYTPGVARVSRAIEQAPDAAGSYTWASRLVAVVSDGSAVLGLGDIGASASLPVMEGKSALFRRFGGLNSIPIVLETNDVDEIVETLVRLRSSFGAVNLEDVSAPRCFELESKLIEALDMPVMHDDQHGTAVVVLAALTNAARVVGRPLESLRIVVSGAGAAGVAVSEMLLHAGVRDLVVLDSRGVLGPDRQLDGVKCGLASRTNPRGLTGGIDVALAGADVFIGVSSGTVPEEAVAAMSSDAIVFALSNPDPEVHPEVAARHARVVATGRSDFPNQINNVLAFPGIFRGALDAGARRITTEMKLAAAAAIAGMVEAPTAERIVPSPLEAGVADAVAAAVIAATD
- a CDS encoding aminodeoxychorismate lyase, which produces MSHTVTLLIEPLPADVDDIDPDSTFHAVAPSAPALRVAELSTQRGDGIFETIAVVDGHAQEVGPHLERLRASARITDLPEPNLEQWRRAIHRAVGELPAQGEYSVKIVLSRGIEGGPTPTAWLMGFPSADHRAAREHGIRAVTLDRGYDHGAAERAPWLLLGAKTLSYAVNMAALREAKRRGADDAIFVSSDGYVLEGPTSSVVMRIGDEVATPAATGQILPGTTQRSLFSHLVDAGSTATERDIRAEELARADAVWLVSSVRLAVPVVELDGRPVPFDAAETAAFNAYLLSPRD
- the pstA gene encoding phosphate ABC transporter permease PstA, which translates into the protein MTATAPAPAPARQTAPIRNSLTAGKLPNGAPWIILGSTLALGAIVFGIVALADGSAFNWIGTLVVGAVLYVPVVWVFSLLVEGRRRALDRLVTALVTGAFLLAMIPLVSVTVTVVGLGAARFDADFFTMSMRNVTGEGGGALHAVMGTLLMTGAAAVISIPIGLLTSIYLVEYGRGRLARGITFLVDVMTGIPSIVAGLFAYSLFAIFLGPGTRTGIAGAVALAVLMIPVVVRSSEEMLRLVPNELREASYALGVPKWLTIMKVVLPTSIAGITTGIMLSISRVIGETAPLLIAAGFTASMNYNVFDGRMQSIPVFVYTQYANQGNPADAYLDRAWAAALTLILIVMLLNLVARLIARIFAPKLGR
- a CDS encoding DNA-directed RNA polymerase subunit beta, whose product is MAADFHRPTRFPPGMFESYIGSEDPAELSRAAHDTAAAVLSRVREDPDPEIVDRLVRYTDEHGIDAIAELWSQSPAKTLPGALWRIYLLRTLIRQDAESVAYAFRRGSEVSTTIDQVVAGAATPTGPAEVRELADRILRGLFTGDFAVALDRASSFCRVASAGFTSLADDADAADAVHEHRPRELTRRALRLAELADELAACARLWRRESLD
- a CDS encoding ATP-binding cassette domain-containing protein produces the protein MFIDVKGLSFGYAGKRDVFRALDIAIPEGPVVLLGPNGAGKTSLLSLLAGVLRPRRGSIRVGTGEDLGPARRRAEVGWLPQDVPVVPGMTVAQQIAYSGWLKGMTIRAARKAAPAAMEAANLTSLANRKASRLSGGQRRRLGIGQALVNNPAVLLLDEPYAGLDPEQRASVRQTLLRIAPSTGIVVSTHQTEDIEDVYRQTVILSEGRVRYQGTIDEFLDLADSISPGLGRAESAYRAIMSQYSAV
- a CDS encoding LLM class F420-dependent oxidoreductase, giving the protein MRVGMMLNYAGGFREAADEVARLEEAGVDLVVVPEAYSFDAVSQLGFLAARTSRMELASGILQTYTRTPTLTAMTAAGLDFVSDGRFTLGLGASGPQVVEGFHGVPYDAPLTRMREIIEICRMVWRREPVVYEGRKYRIPLPEGEGTGLGKPLKLINRPVRERIPIIVAALGPKSVAQTAELAEGWQPMFFSPEGADAVWGGPLAAGLAKRDPSLGPLDVIAAPPLAITDAPERAYPFVKPTLALYIGGMGARGKNFYHELFTGFGYGAEADRIQDLYLDGRKDEAIAAVTDEMVRAVSLIGPPAEIADRVAAFREAGVTTLAVTTLAQTGEERVRLMSAFREIVG
- the pstB gene encoding phosphate ABC transporter ATP-binding protein PstB, whose product is MSKRIEVRDLNVYYSKFLAVEGVDLAIEPRSVTAFIGPSGCGKSTFLRTLNRMHEVIPGARVEGEVLIDGDNLYDPEVDPVLVRRQVGMVFQRPNPFPTMSIKENVLAGVKLNNRRITKSDADELVETSLRGANLWNEVKDRLDRPGSGLSGGQQQRLCIARTIAVRPQVILMDEPCSALDPISTLAIEDLIEELKTEYTIVIVTHNMQQASRVSDKTAFFNIAGTGKPGKLIEYDDTTTIFSNPAVQATEDYVSGRFG
- a CDS encoding MarP family serine protease → MAWTLLIDVVIVLVFIGALVNGFRAGLLRTAAGLVGLVAGGIAAFFVMPLTMSWIPFPEWRVAASIAVAVLLLIIGSWLGAAVGRTLRRGAKAVKLGMLDRILGAVGNLLVTALVVMLVGTGVRAMAVPVLSPALSSSWVLRSIEAITPEPAQRFIAEVRGAATEQALPWLTEVLGGPKTAPALPDFALDNPALVTATDSVVRVTGNAFQCGQNLSGSGFVVADDRVVTNAHVVAGVDEPIIEAPGEDPVAGRVVAFDPEHDLAVIAAPGLDADALDLADALGDGSPAAVAGYPFGGPFTLGAAEVMSTGSLLVESDGVQSSREVITLAATVQHGNSGGPLLTMDGDVAGVIFAKSETVDNVGYAVPMSELAPLAAEAPSLSEQVGSGSCVG